A window of Phalacrocorax carbo chromosome 12, bPhaCar2.1, whole genome shotgun sequence genomic DNA:
AGTTGCTgctttctgtcttgttttttaAGTTATCATATGTTATGCTTACCAGTTATAAATGCCTGAGAAGTAGTGACAAAGCTAAGGTTAAAATAGGCCTTGTTAGGAGGGGTTTGCTAGCGATTTTTAATCCCACGCATTAATTTAGAATTTGTATTGCATTTGATGGTGTTTTTTGGGAGAGAGCATGGTATGTATTTACAGTTTTTCTGAATTcaatgtattaaaaatgcatgtaatggaaaattctgaaggatttgtgtttttcagctgcttctttgtTATGCTTGTACTTacaccttttaaaatatctctcCTTCTGTTTTCAGACCTTTTTTCACTATTCCTCCTGACTGTGGCCTTTTCTGAATTTTACATATTTACCTCTTCTGTGTGTgtggaaaaatgttaaaaaggcTGTTGAAGAATTGAAGTCAAGTCTTTTCTTAATGTGTAAGTCTGACTTCTTCTTGATAATGTACATTTAAAGATCCCTGGgatttttgtgtggtttgtttttttttttttactggttgGTTGTttccagtaaatatttttatttattgtgctGCAGGTGCTTGCCGATAGTTGCATGCTACCCAATAGTAACAAAGTTAAATTGTAATTTGCGTGGTTAATTAGTTAAAGGAGATCTCAAATCAGGTTTGAATATACCCAACTGAGACTCtttgctaaaaataaatgttttattctgttaGTAAAATGTTGCTCAACTGAGGACCACACTGGCCCCTTGTAAAAGGTCTGATGTTTGTTCTCTGCAGCATACTGCATCCACTTCTGATTTTTAGTGTTAATTGCACATGTATTTCAGGTCTCAATATTTGGCAGTATAACGTTTTAATCTGAATGATAGGCAGCTATCATCAGGATGGTGTATTGCATCATGCAACCTGTAATCTTCATGTGTTGCATCTGTGTATTAAAAAAGTTCTACAGTGGATGAGTCCGAGTCACTTTTAGTTACTTATTCTTTCTTTATGTGGGAGTTCAGGTTGCTCCTGTTCAAGTAAGGGTTTTACCAGTGACAAGAGAAAGCATTACAATACAGTACTCTCGGTGAAAATGGAGTGTAATGTAGATGAGGTGTTCTCTTCTGAAGGCTCAAAGTAGAGTGATATCCCATGTATTAACCGCCTGTGTGGAAGATGGGAAATGTattgttgattaaaaaaaaaaataaatcctgtacctaaaatgtttcagtttggAAAGACTCCCCAGGAGGGAGCATGTCTATTAATGTCGGTGGTTTGTGGGAGGTGGCTTGTGtgtgttggtggtttttttttttttgaatgtcAAATGTAGAGTTGAAATCTTGCAGGTCTCATAGCTGAAGAACACAATTGAGTTTATTTGATATTGGAGTCTGTATAAAATGTCAAAGTCTGTTTTGCTGCTTATTTTCAAGAATTGTGCAGAAATGCTACTATCTTTCCCAAAGAAATGCAATAAAGCGtatgcttaaaaacaaaaagtgttttgcttttcttgcaacATGATACATGAACATGGCCTTGAAAACTTTTCaatctccattttctttgtcaGGTATTTACATGTTTAATGCTAGATGCTTCCTTCTCACAGGGCTatgggaaaatatttggaagacCTTAGTGTGGTGATGCTTATGATGGTCTGGAGCTCTAGAAGCAGCTCTTGCACTTCATCACAGTGAGGGAGAGGATGTGATCATCCTTTCAGTTTGAATGTGAATAAATAGGATGATCTAATGAGTTCCAAGCCTACTTTGCttcagggtgggcaggggaaTAGTGGAGAGTGAGCTGCTGATCAGATTTCAGCCAACACTTTACTGACTTTTGCtagtaaagaagaaaatgatgcTGTGCCTTCTGCCATGGAAGAAGGTTTTCATAAGAAGTATTATATACTAGTGAAGAAACAGTTCTTGTTCCTTTTCAGTTTCACTTTTCAAAAGCCAAATGATTTTTTACTGCTATTCCATTTCTGTGGATTTTATGTTGACATGTGGGAGTGTTGTTCAAGCATAGACTTGAGCTGCTATAAACTGTCAGTGCAGCCTGTTATGGAAACGCTGACATTAAGTCTGTAGCGAGGCAATGATGCTGACCATACCTATTTGAGCCTCTTAATCCGTAGAGGAGTACTGTTGTCAGACTTGCTCTTGTTCAGAAAAGATTAACCTCTACCCATGAACATATGGTGAGAAACCAAAGTTAACTTTTATCTGTTGACTACTTCAGACTTGTGTGATACTAAAGGTAGGCACGTGAAAAATTTGTTGTAGATGagtgtggtgggttttggtgttgATAAAGGTAATGTCTCCGGTAGTGAAGTGGCTCTTCTGtcagcttttgggtttttttttttagttttttctttttaagcacaATAGTTAGCTACTTATAGAGTAACAGACTTGAGTAACAAAAATATCAGCTCCTGCTGAATTTGTCTTGCTTTTAGTTCTTCAGCTAGGTTCAGTTAGTGATCCAAAGTCACAGAGGAGGTACTGTGTTTATATTTGCTTGAAATCCTGAAGTAATAAATGCTAGCTTCATGCAGCTCTTGGGATTTCTCATGTTTACAGACTGTCTTGGTaggagaaaaccaaaatttGATGGCGTGGAATTTCAATGTTTTAATCTTTCAGTAGATGATGTCCTTTGAAGCTTATTTTTCAagatttatgcattttttctgagggagaaaaaaatcccatacaacagatgaaaaacaaaaaaaaaggttacagTGTagtggctggttttttttttttgtaatgatcctttttttctttcaaatgctaTTATAAAAATCAACAACTTCCAAGATGGGCATGTATTTATTAATGAATTGTAATGAGTGTTCTAATTGCATTAgttttaaatgtaatatttgctttgtttgttttctgatttcagGAGAATAAAATGGGGAAGTTCTAGAACTTTGAGAATAACTTGGCGCAGCAGTCTTGTTTGCTGCAGGAACTAAGACTAGTCTCCAGAATTCacttaaagaaaaggaaaacctaaAATCATGCCATCTGAGAAGGAAcagtttttttctgataaaaatcaaattaatttgttaaaaCACAATGCTGCAGAGAATTTTTCTACAGATAGTACTTCGGAAAAAGCACTGGTGAATGATCCTTTAAGTATGACGACTCAACCAGCAATTTTAGATGTCAGTGTCTCTTACGAactaaaaaatgtgaaaattgaTTTACCCAAGGTGAACATTCCAAATGAAGTATTAATGAAACATGAAGTTGATAGATTTAGAAAACTCTTTCAGTGTAAACAGCAAACTGCAAGGAAGTCCTTAAGTCTAGAGAAAATAAACGGAAGCGGTCCCAATTGTTCAGAGGGAAGCCACTTGCAAAATAAACCAGAAGTGCAATTGGAAGAAGGGTTGAAAACTTCAGCAAAGATACTGAATTTCACTTGTACGAAGTGCAAGGATAACATTAGATACAGCCCAAATGAtctacagaaacattttcagctGTTACACTATGGTGAGTTGCCTTTGTATCCTTGTGAGATGTGTAACTTCTCGGCTAATGACTTTCAGTCATTTAAACAGCATAGACGCACCCATCGTAGCACTTTAGTAAAATGTGAACTCTGTAATGATGAGCATATGTACACTTTGTTGGATTTGACAAAACACTTCACATCAAAGCATTGTGTAAATGGTCATTttcaatgtgaaaaatgtgGGTTTTCTACCCAGGATGTGGGCACATTTGTTCAGCACATTCACAGACATAATGAGATTCCATATAAATGTGGAAAATGCCATCACGTAAGCTTTACAAAAGAGGAGTTCCAGAAACATCTTGTCGTTCATACCAGTATGTTTCCTTTTCGTTGTCAATATTGCAGTTACAGCACACCACGGAAAGATTATCTCTTAAAACACATCATAGCTTTGCATAGTGACCACTTATATGCAAAAGAGGAACTGGAAAAGgataaatgtgaaaaaagaaTAGTGAAGACTCCAGCAGGACTGAAGCTTGTGTTAAGAAGGTGTAAAATGGGAGCATCAAAAAAAGCACTCTGGAGACGGAAAAAAGTCAGCGGAAGTGACAAAACTGGAGAAAATGCACAAGTGCTAAGAAGTGTGaataaaattaagacaaaatCTGAGGAGCTGAACCAATGTATGAGAGATGTGgaagcaaatgaagaaaaagatcaAATTACATATATGGAAAAGCATAATTTCACGGGTGGAATGCTCTCTGCTACTACTGCACAATACAGTAAAGCAGATGATGGAACAAATTACAGCCTGGGATTATTGAAAAATGCTGTTCACGGGCCAACGGTATTGATGgtcaaaaacaacaaaatatctATTCCAGCAAATTACAGTGCTAAATTTATGGGATTTAAAATGGTAGATGGAAAACAACATATTGTTATAAAATTACTGCCTACAAGTAAGCAAAACTTACATTTTTTGGGTCATAAAGCTGATCCTGTTCAAGATGGTTCTACAACTCCATTGCTACAGACTTCTGATCCCTGTGGCTTTTCTTCAGGTGCTATACCACATGTAACTGATCAGTCAACTTTAAAGAACAATTCTGTTCACCCGTTAACATCCCCTCCATTTTCTTGTTCTGCTCCtcattcaggaaaaacaaaactgaaaaaacaaagcaactccTTATTGTGTGCTAGGAGTGTTTCTCAAACTGTAGCACCTTCTAATGTAGCTGTAGGAAAAAGTTCACATTATTTGCCAATGAAGATGGGCTCAACTGTACCTCCATGTGATGAGGTGACAAAAGTTGGAACTCGAAGTGATGTCTCGTGGGGAGGCTATAGTCCTCCAAGTCATGCTCAGGTATTACCACCCACTACTACAAATCCGCTTCACTATGACCCTATGAAAATGCCCTTCTTTCctgaactgaaaatacaaaatggtGGCCTGAATAATAGTAATGGAACTCATAGTCTCTATTATTCAACTTCAGTGGATTCTTCTAATGAAGGGTTGCTGTCTTTTCATAACTATTCCAAAATGGACACTTCAGATAATCCATGTAGCATTTGGATGTCAACAGATGACAAATACAAAGAATTTTTATCTAgcaaaacagtttcttttcaaaacagtaGAAGAACTGAATCTGCATCTTCATATTCAGCGTTGATGAAAGGCATAAAACCAGAGCAAGTTTTATCAGCCCAGtcaaatattaataaaactTATGGACACACAAACACTAAGGATAATTCTGTGTCTTTTAAAAGCCAACCTAAATGTGTTGTTGACAGCGAGTGTTTTATGGAGGACCAGCATAATGGCCAGCAGTATTTGGATGCTAACATTCATCAAGGCTTTGAGAACATAGCTGAGAAATTCCAAGAACACGCCTCTGATTGTGTTAACTCGGTCTTAATGCCTAAAATCACATCTGTTTTCTCATTGCAGAGTGAACAAGCAGCTCATTATTTATCACCTGAAATAAACCAGTTGCTGCAAGATGTGTTAAAAGTGAAAGCAACTACTCAGCAAGAATCCCACAGCAAGTCAAATAACTGCATAAAATTTCATTCTGACAAGCTGTTTTCTAGTCACGAGACAGGGAGCGAAGCCTTTACGCATTTAAAAAGCTCGGCAACTGCACGTGGTTTTCAGAGGCCTCCTACTAATAACGTAGGCTTTCATTTATATAAGAGAGAGTTGAACACAAGATGTAGCACAAATGAAGGTACGCATTGTgggagagaaagacagacacCCAGAACATCATTTGATTCACAGGGAATGGATAATTTATCCGGAACTCCAGGTGCTGGTACGTTGCTAAAAACTCCTGCAGATGCAATCGTAACACAGCAGTTagtaaaagacaaaatactATCTACAACCCAAAATCCTAACAGGTTTTCACCAGTTCttcaggaacagaagaaaacccttTTAGTTCAGTCCCCTCGATCAGGattttttgttcctttgcaCCTTGCTAACCAGCCTGGACTACAGGTGGTTTCAGGAAAAACTCTTCCGTCAACCAGCTCATCAGATGGGCGTGTGGCTAAAGGGGTACCTACatcctttgttttaaataaaggacCTGGAATGATTTTGACTTTTAGCGGGACAATTGGAACAGTTGCAAACGTCGCTAGTGATAGTTCTCAGGTTTTAGGGAGAGTTGTATCCAGAGAATACGGTAAAATAACCATACCAGCTTCAAAAGGCGAGGGGAAAAATGACAGCTTCAGAAGCGTAAGAAGTTCGTGTAATAGAAGAGTGTGTAGTACAGCAAATGACTCATTGAATAGCATGCCATTCAAAGGGCCTCTAGTAATTACAGACTCATCGGAGTCATCTGTGAAAGGAATTTCTTCTGTAAAGGTGTTATCAGAGCATCAGGATGCTGTCTTTGATTCCTTGGAGTCGGTAAACCAACAGGACATTAAACAGAAACAACATGTTTATGCACTTTTGCCTGATGGACAGCAGgcagtttttctgaaatgtatgaCACCAAACAAGCCTGTCGTTAATAAACATAGGACTTTTCAGGATAATGCTCGTTGTCAAAGTTATCAACCAAAGAGAACTGGAGCCATGCAACAAaagcttttgctgaaaattaAGACTTCTACTTCAGATACACTGGCTGATACCACTCAGTCAGTAAGCAACTCAGTGCCCTCACTACACTTGGGTAACTTGCAGTCCCTTACTCCTGCACTAGCACAGAAACAAACTAATCTTACT
This region includes:
- the ZNF518A gene encoding zinc finger protein 518A, giving the protein MPSEKEQFFSDKNQINLLKHNAAENFSTDSTSEKALVNDPLSMTTQPAILDVSVSYELKNVKIDLPKVNIPNEVLMKHEVDRFRKLFQCKQQTARKSLSLEKINGSGPNCSEGSHLQNKPEVQLEEGLKTSAKILNFTCTKCKDNIRYSPNDLQKHFQLLHYGELPLYPCEMCNFSANDFQSFKQHRRTHRSTLVKCELCNDEHMYTLLDLTKHFTSKHCVNGHFQCEKCGFSTQDVGTFVQHIHRHNEIPYKCGKCHHVSFTKEEFQKHLVVHTSMFPFRCQYCSYSTPRKDYLLKHIIALHSDHLYAKEELEKDKCEKRIVKTPAGLKLVLRRCKMGASKKALWRRKKVSGSDKTGENAQVLRSVNKIKTKSEELNQCMRDVEANEEKDQITYMEKHNFTGGMLSATTAQYSKADDGTNYSLGLLKNAVHGPTVLMVKNNKISIPANYSAKFMGFKMVDGKQHIVIKLLPTSKQNLHFLGHKADPVQDGSTTPLLQTSDPCGFSSGAIPHVTDQSTLKNNSVHPLTSPPFSCSAPHSGKTKLKKQSNSLLCARSVSQTVAPSNVAVGKSSHYLPMKMGSTVPPCDEVTKVGTRSDVSWGGYSPPSHAQVLPPTTTNPLHYDPMKMPFFPELKIQNGGLNNSNGTHSLYYSTSVDSSNEGLLSFHNYSKMDTSDNPCSIWMSTDDKYKEFLSSKTVSFQNSRRTESASSYSALMKGIKPEQVLSAQSNINKTYGHTNTKDNSVSFKSQPKCVVDSECFMEDQHNGQQYLDANIHQGFENIAEKFQEHASDCVNSVLMPKITSVFSLQSEQAAHYLSPEINQLLQDVLKVKATTQQESHSKSNNCIKFHSDKLFSSHETGSEAFTHLKSSATARGFQRPPTNNVGFHLYKRELNTRCSTNEGTHCGRERQTPRTSFDSQGMDNLSGTPGAGTLLKTPADAIVTQQLVKDKILSTTQNPNRFSPVLQEQKKTLLVQSPRSGFFVPLHLANQPGLQVVSGKTLPSTSSSDGRVAKGVPTSFVLNKGPGMILTFSGTIGTVANVASDSSQVLGRVVSREYGKITIPASKGEGKNDSFRSVRSSCNRRVCSTANDSLNSMPFKGPLVITDSSESSVKGISSVKVLSEHQDAVFDSLESVNQQDIKQKQHVYALLPDGQQAVFLKCMTPNKPVVNKHRTFQDNARCQSYQPKRTGAMQQKLLLKIKTSTSDTLADTTQSVSNSVPSLHLGNLQSLTPALAQKQTNLTSNDALILPGRLMPANASLASSNPARCVSPVEPVYSTKAAGTRLQKGSIESMQVITANNTNNFRSQRSSWSTRNRTAKVKPRLKQTGSRSSETVGVQRKKNFKRKSKDNCPEPPRKKVMLHRKCKEKNQAEVVSASGGPYKPRASKETVRTLKLLPFNSKQLVKCPRRNQPVVVLNHPDADVPEVVNVMKTIAKFKGHVLKVSLSKRTIEALLQPALCNPLDVTTDELSQKRHRTIKPISPVKERFVLKLTLKKTSKNNYQIVKTTSDNTLKAKFSCWFCGRVFDNQDNWVGHGQRHLMEATRDWNSLM